Proteins found in one Mytilus edulis chromosome 2, xbMytEdul2.2, whole genome shotgun sequence genomic segment:
- the LOC139512069 gene encoding annexin A6-like, with protein MPSAGAVCPPQITPLRKHIPGIVKSKVDTTTLIELVSDTPDCKLYFTSDGSKPSAFQRKIGGKEVTFKYVGPFTLRSGKRTLKAIAVSRDGMRESDVVTKQFNVEDIGAPSADYTTDDYNSFFETSDLDTDCTLTSGSTLKSSHKKSNLKKKPQRSTTPIRSKSPMRKTKTPKEAWASSSSPVLDVGAYDGPEYPTPEMPDGPFNPVNYSGTQINVWGGNPNAWPGMNANSGAVTFGQPNQGMIPCSTQFGYLTENMIQGCNPENRHVTVGELRKSMEGRRPQIKEKPPSPPPSPPPRAPALEYPPKDPVPNTISPGNGDFKENIRHVYAHMLEYAKGNKDFRLKVAEPKMGKMLEAKFEDEGDGYRISVVMARPGVPRGSVRKPPKVEPKVEPKKKTNGNGKPKPKETPPPKKSDPYFAMETENLETEGTVRPYDKFNAEQDAEVLRNAMKGLGTDEDSIINVLAYRSNPQRHEIYTTYKTMFGKDLIEDLKGELSGGFLDTCKALLMQPAQYDAYLLRKAIKGLGTDEDVLIEILCTRSNAQITEIKRVYKEKFNKELEKDIIGDTSGHLKRLLVGLCQSNRSDSNEVDRNKAHQDAKAMYEAGEKKWGTDESRFNVILVSRSYPQLRATFEEYKKISKKDIEDALKSEMSGDLLRGFLTIVRCVKNKAGHFARQLQKTMKGLGTDDDTLVRIVVSRCEIDMVQIKEEFQKLTGQTLEQFVADDLSGDYRNIILSIINGGPPPETAAKSGKAFVEAVKNKTEEELDEEVKMESEDVQEDPTVKAAENFNAENDVEVLRKAMKGFGTDEKAIINVLGFRDNAQRLEIAKSFKTMVGKDLIDELKGELSGGLKKLCVGLCMSSPDFDAMNLNKAIKGLGTDEQVLVEVICTRSNDQIKAFKEAYKRLYNKELEADVAGDTSGNFKRLLVGLLQANRDESKEFDRNKAKQDAQALVEAGEKKWGTDESRFNVILVSRSFAQLRATFQEYAKAANKDIEDTLKSEMSGDLLKGFLAVVRCIRSKSSHFCDELYKSMKGLGTDDDTLCRVLVSRCEVDMVQIKEEFQKKYKQTLAMFISDDVSGDYKDLCLALLGEQQPAPVEKKKKGFFS; from the exons TAAATTATACTTCACCTCTGATGGCAGTAAACCATCAGCCTTCCAGAGGAAGATAGGTGGGAAGGAAGTCACATTTAAATATGTAGGCCCATTTACACTTAGATCTGGCAAAAGAACTCTCAAAGCCATTGCTGTCAGCAG AGATGGCATGCGAGAGAGTGATGTTGTCACTAAACAGTTTAACGTGGAAGATATTGGTGCTCCATCTGCAGATTATACCACTGATGATTACAACAGTTTCTTTGAGACATCTGACCTTGACACAGACTGTACATTAACATCAGGATCAACATTAAAGTCATCACATAAAAAATCAAATCTAAAGAAGAAACCTCAGAGG aGTACAACCCCTATCAGAAGTAAATCCCCTATGAGGAAGACCAAGACACCAAAAGAAGCATGGGCCAGTAGTAGTTCACCTGTGTTGGATGTTGGAGCTTATGATGGACCAG AATACCCCACCCCTGAGATGCCAGATGGACCTTTCAATCCTGTGAACTACTCAGGAACACAGATCAATGTATGGGGAGGTAATCCTAATGCATGGCCAGGCATGAATGCTAACAGTGGGGCAGTTACATTTGGTCAGCCTAATCAGGGAATGATACCATGCTCTACACAATTTGGTTACCTTACAGAAAATATGATTCAG gGATGTAATCCAGAAAACAGACATGTTACAGTTGGAGAACTTAGAAAATCAATGGAAGGAAGAAGAcctcaaataaaagaaaaacctCCTTCTCCACCTCCAAGTCCACCCCCTCGTGCTCCGGCTTTAGAATATCCTCCAAAAGATCCTGTACCCAATACTATTAGTCCTGGAAACG gtgattttaaagaaaatatacgTCATGTATATGCACATATGCTTGAATATGCAAAAGGAAATAAAGACTTCAGATTGAAGGTAGCAGAACCTAAAATGGGAAAG ATGTTAGAAGCCAAGTTTGAAGATGAAGGTGATGGATATAGAATCTCAGTTGTCATGGCGAGGCCAGGTGTGCCCA GGGGATCTGTTCGAAAACCACCCAAAGTTGAGCCTAAAGTAGAaccaaagaaaaagacaaatggCAATGGTAAACCAAAACCGAAAGAAACACCCCCACCTAAAAAGTCTGACCCATATtttgccatggaaacagaaaaTTTAGAG ACTGAAGGTACAGTGAGACCGTATGATAAATTCAATGCTGAACAAGATGCTGAAGTCCTTAGAAATGCTATGAAAGGACTTG GGACTGATGAAGATTCAATCATCAATGTGCTAGCATACAGATCTAATCCTCAAAGACATGAAATATATACTACGTACAAAACAATGTTTGGAAAG GATTTGATAGAAGATTTGAAGGGTGAATTAAGTGGAGGATTTTTAGATACATGTAAAGCATTGTTGATGCAGCCAGCTCAATATGATGCTTACTTGCTACGCAAAGCAATTAAG GGTCTTGGAACTGATGAAGATGTGCTGATAGAAATTTTATGTACAAGATCAAATGCTCAAATAACAGAAATCAAAAGAGTGTACAAAGAAA AATTTAACAAAGAATTAGAAAAAGACATTATAGGAGACACATCAGGACATTTAAAGCGTCTCTTAGTTGGACTATGTCAGTCTAATCGTAGTGATAGTAATGAGGTTGACAGAAACAAAGCTCACCAAGACGCAAAGGCTATGTATGAAGCAGGGGAAAAGAAATGGGGAACTGATGAATCTAGATTTAATGTCATTCTTGTATCAAGGAGTTATCCACAACTCAGGGCAACTTTTGAAGAATATAAGAAAATTTCAAAGAAGGATATAGAGGATGCTTTGAAAAGCGAGATGTCAGGAGATTTATTGAGGGGATTCTTAACAATAG TGCGATGTGTAAAGAACAAAGCTGGCCATTTTGCCAGACAATTACAGAAGACCATGAAAGGACTGGGTACTGATGATGATACACTTGTCAGAATTGTTGTATCTAGATGTGAGATTGACATGGTACAGATTAAAGAAGAATTCCAAAAACTTACTGGACAAACTCTTGAACAGTTTGTGGCT gATGATTTAAGTGGAGACTACAGAAATATAATATTGTCCATAATAAACGGAGGTCCACCACCCGAAACTGCTGCTAAAT ctGGTAAAGCATTTGTAGAAGCTgtcaaaaataaaacagaagaaGAACTTGACGAAGAAGTCAAAATGGAATCAGAAGATGTACAG gaaGACCCTACTGTAAAAGCAGCAGAAAACTTTAATGCAGAAAATGATGTAGAAGTTTTAAGGAAAGCTATGAAAGGATTTG GTACTGATGAAAAAGCTATCATAAATGTCTTAGGATTTAGAGACAATGCTCAAAGATTAGAAATTGCCAAATCTTTTAAAACTATGGTTGGAAAG GATTTGATAGATGAGTTGAAAGGAGAATTAAGTGGAGGATTGAAGAAACTATGTGTTGGACTGTGTATGAGTTCACCAGATTTTGATGCCATGAATCTCAACAAAGCCATCAAG GGTTTGGGTACAGATGAACAGGTTCTAGTAGAAGTTATATGTACCAGGAGTAATGACCAGATAAAAGCATTTAAAGAGGCATATAAAAGAT TATATAACAAAGAGCTAGAAGCTGATGTAGCCGGTGATACTTCAGGAAATTTTAAACGACTGCTAGTTGGTTTATTACAAGCGAACAGAGATGAAAGTAAAGAATTTGATAGAAACAAAGCTAAACAAGATGCTCAAGCCCTTGTTGAGGCTGGAGAAAAGAAATGGGGCACAGATGAGTCaagatttaatgttattttagtATCGAGGAGTTTTGCCCAGTTACGAGCCACATTCCAGGAGTATGCTAAGGCAGCCAATAAAGATATAGAAGATACTCTAAAGAGTGAAATGTCTGGGGACTTACTCAAAGGATTTTTAGCTGTTG tGAGATGCATTAGAAGCAAGAGTTCTCATTTCTGTGATGAGTTATACAAATCTATGAAGGGCTTGGGTACTGATGATGATACACTATGTAGGGTACTAGTGTCTAGATGTGAGGTAGACATGGTTCAAATCAAAGAAGAATTCcagaaaaaatacaaacaaacactGGCTATGTTCATCAGT GATGATGTCAGTGGTGACTATAAAGATTTATGTTTAGCTTTGTTAGGAGAACAACAACCAGCACCTgtagagaaaaagaaaaaag